The DNA sequence caaattatagtTGTAGACTAGTCTACACATCCGATTTTGTCAGTGGATGAGCAACTAAAATGTTGAAcattaaatttgaaactttcaaactctcaaaaagttaaaaaattattcaaagaaTGAAATAGTATTCCACCCGTCCTCATAATTTGACACCATTTAAcctgacatgaattttaaaaaatgtaataaaaagtggattaaaaaagttagtgcatgtgggttaaaaaagttagtggcatgtgggtcttacttttatgtattagttttataataaaatatgattagaaatgagttagtggaacatagattccactaccaaaaatagtaaaaatgaaaagtgataaatttttagggacggacgaaaatggaaataagtaacaaattttcagggacggagggagtattaaatttgcTAAGTAGTTTTTCCGTGCATAAATATTCTCTGTCATCCTtatttatctctcttttaAGGGGCGGATGTAGCCAAGTGGATTAAGGCAGTGGATTGTGAATCCACCACGCGCGGGTTCAATCCCCGTCGTTCGCccatattaatttttcatttttttgttaaccAAACAAAGTAAATTACTATGTTATTAAGATTGAGTGGGTGCATAGTGTCAGGCTCCAAGTTTATATtactggaaaaaaaattccttTTTGGCCATTATGATATTGGTGTTTAAACGATTGAATTTGCTAGGCCTCAATTATAACAAATATTCACTTGGACAAAGTTATTTAATCGCCAACTTCCAACATTAGGTATGCATTTCATTAATcttatatttttccaaatggagtactaattacggacaaaatttaataaacagAGCTTCCTTCGTACAAtagaaatcacattttatgtagacacgaattttaaaaaatataaaaaataacagattcaaaaaaattaataaaaaattaatcaaaatgaGTAAATATGACCTTTCATTGCCCCATTAACTAAAACACCCGCATGATAATTAAAATGGGGACACAACTCCTAAAATAAGAACGGGGACCACCACTCCTAAAATAGCAATTTCTTATGTCACTGTCTCATTGATTTTTTGTTAGATATAACCACGTGGGTCCATGCTCGATTTGGTCATATGGTGGCTGGAGCCATCATTTCCCCACTAACACATctgaaattcattatttagaaagaaaaaaaatcaaagttaaAAACAGAGCATTGACgcatgttaaaaataaaacaagcaacatgtaaaattataaCGCCTCATTTCACCGGCCATCGATGGCAGTAATAGTGAGCTCATTAACCGAGTGTCCGAATTCTCCCGCCGCCACCGTCGTCCCCACCGGCAAGCCGTTCCACTTCTCAGCAAACATCGGCTGCTCCGGCGCCGCCAGGTCCACTATTTCCCGGCTCAGCATCGACAAAACCGTCTGAATCGTCGGCCTATCTTTCGGAAATTCTTGCACACACAACAACGCAATGTGAATGCATCTCTCCATCTCTCCCTTCGAATCCGAGCTAGCTATCCCTTCGTCCGTGAAAGCCAAACCGTCGCCTTCGCTCCACAGCCTCCATGCCTGAAATGTGCAAGCATGAACTGaatcattcatttttatgaaaGAAAGTGGTACATTTTGAGTGAGTTCTTACACATCCAATAAGGCCAAGGGACCACTCGTGATTGTAAAAGTGTGCGTTTTTCTTCCCTTTTAGTATCTCTAGCATTAGTACTCCGAAGCTGTATACGTCTGATTTTTCCGAGAATCTGCCTTCCATCGCGTATTCTGGCGCCATATATCCGCTGTAAAAAAATCGATATAATTTCAACGTGATGCAATAGGTTATGTCTGAACTGAAGATCTGAAGGTTGCACTTACTAAGTCCCTACGACTCTGGCAGTATTGTCGTGCTCTTGGTCGCCTCCGAAGATTCTCGCCATGCCAAAATCGGAGATTTTGGGGTTCCAGTCCTCATCCAGAAGTACGTTGCTTGGCTTGAGGTCTCGGTGAATTATCTTCAGTCTGGAGTCCCTGTGGAGATAGAGTAGGCCTCGGCCAATGCCCTCGATGATATTCAAACGCTTCCTCCAATCTAGAACCTTCTTCGATGGATTGTTATCGTCTACACAAACACAATTACAATCTATAAGACTTAAAACTAATGTAGCATTACAGACCAACACGTGAGAAGTCATCTTAAAAGACTGAGTTGAGTTCATGATCTGTAACAACTAAAGATCTAGCTTGTGATTGATAGCGTACCAAAGAGGCAAAAGTCCAAGCTCTTGTTTGGCATGTACTCGTAGATCAacatcttctcttctttctccaCGCAATATCCCAGCAACCTGACGAGATTCCTGTGCTGGAGTTTGGAAATCACGATCACTTCATTCTTGAACTCTTGAGCCCCTTGTCCAGATGCGGCCGATAGCCTCTTCACCGCTATTTCTTTCCCACCACCCAAATTTCCCTTGatgagattaaaaaaacagCTAGTGTTAgctccaacaacaaacaacCCATGCAAGAGATGGAGAAGTTTGTTTGTACCTTATAAACAGGACCAAAACCGCCCTTCCCGAGAAGATTGTCTTCGTTAAACTGATCCGTTGCATTCGCAACTGTCTCAAAACTAAACAACGGCAACTCCTCAATACTGTCCACCTCTGATTCCTGCTTCAGTACTATTGCAGTTGAGTCTGATGGAAATGTTTGCTCTGCTTGGAACACCTTTTTCTGTTCTGGCTTATGTCCTAATTTCACAAGATGGATTCATTAGTCACCTACAATTGTaaagaaaaaaccaaactCAGTACCTTTTCTCTTCATCATCCAACACCAAGCGACGAAGATCATAGCCGATATGCACACGAAACCAACCACCACCGGAATAATGATATACACCTTCTTATCCTTCTCCTTAGCTACAATAAACATAGACTAAAATGACTAAATCCAATACTCACATTACAAGAAATACGCTACGAAAAGTATAGTttgaaaaataccgaaatcaGAAGGCGAGAGACGAATGTAAAGATCAACACCAACATTAGGGAACTGCTGAACATCAATCAAAGTATCGCTCCAGAACATACATCCGATCTTTGCATCATAAGCGTAAGCTATGCAAGAACAGTTCCCCAAACACCTGCTCCGGCACTCATCCTCCTGTCTAGGAGTGAACTGTTCCGCGAAATCCGGAACCTTCATAAACGGTAGCCTAAGAAATCCATCCCCATTAGGCTCCCCTGCATCACACTGCAGCTGATTCACCCTCTTGCATCCATTACTCCAATTCCCATTACCCCATTCATCACTATTAACCGGCTCGAACCCTCTCAAACAAGAGCACATGCTCGTAGCCCGACTATCACAGCTCCCGAACGGCCCACAAGTCCCGTAAACATCACACTCATTGGAAGGCGCTTGCCAAGTAATATCCCAGCTCTTCTTATCAACATTCCACAGCTTCTGCAGCAAACTCCCGGAAGAGTTCAGGTCGATTTTCATCAAGAAGTCCGCCTGAGGCGCGGTGAAGTAGAAGCTACCGGCGTGATCATCCACCACGCTGAACCCATCCAGGTACGGCGAGTACATGTCCTGCACCCCGATCAGGATCAGGCCGTTCCACGGCCCGCTCCTCCAGTAAGGCCGGCCGTTGTTCCACGTGAACATCTGCGGGATATTCAGCGCCTCCAGTCCAGACGCGAAAGCCCCTGTTTCTGGACTGGAGGCGTTTTTCCAGGACGAGACGACGACCTTCTTCCCTGTGTCCACGTTGTCGATGATCCTCATCGTCGGGAGGAAGACGCTCGAGGGCTCCGAGAAGGACTCCCAGAGCACGTCCCCTGTCGCGTTTTCGCGAAGCACGAGGTTCCCAGTGTCCAATAGCTGAAGTGTGGTGTTCCCTGCTGTAATATTAGTTGACCAGATGGTCTCATTTTTTGAGTCAAGGAGGACTAGATTTCCGGTTTCGGATATCGTTGCGACGGCGCCGGAGGGAGCGTTGAGGGGTCGGCCGCGGTTGGCGACCCACACCACCGCTTCCTCGGAGACGACGTAGTAGACGCCGAGGTAGCGAGTGGTGGTGTTGGCGGGGCTGAAGAAGCCAAGTTTGAAAACGCGCTTTTGGGAGATGATGGAGTCGGGATCTCGGATTACTACACCGGGTGAAATCGTGTCTGTGTCTAGCGATTTACAtagaagaggaagaaaaagaagtatTAAGGCTGTGAATTGGTGGAGAAAGAGTTTGATTATCGGAATATTCATTGTTTAGGAAGAGGGAAATTAAGAACGGTAATGCAATTTGATGGttttattagtaattagtTAGTTACATGCTTTTATATtgtattgtttatttattataatgagAGGGTGGTTGTGTGTGGAAAATGAGGTCTGTCAAAGTCGTCGGCGAAGATCATTAtctcaaacataaaataaggatTGTGCGATGACTGGCTTTGGACTGTATGATACGCtgattttatgtatttgtggGCCAACAGGAGGAACCAATAGGCAAAGGAGAAATGGTAACAACTAACTTTATAAGAGTCACCAAAAGACTActgagtttatttttttaggacatCATTAGTTTATCCATTGTAATTTGTGtagaaaaattacaatttgaaataaattactacCATGATACTTAAATGATAAAGCGAACTTTCttgtaaaataaaaccaatgttttaaaaatcggatcgGCCGGTGAACCGGTGAGGCTACTGGTTCACGGTTCAACCAGTCCGACCGGTTCAATCACTGGTCGAACCGTTTTacattacaaatataaaattaaatttgctcttacaaaatatattaaatctagtgagtaatatattacaattaatattaacatataacaaaaacatatattaaacattttaagtaaattaaatattaagagTATTTAAAGTAAGTGAatggtaaaatttaaatatttattaaatatataaatttttaattaatgtagccaaaaaaattacctattttacatataataaatagataaaattcatattatctcaaaacatttatatggtgaaataatattataacaatatataaaactaaatatcaatttttagttaatttggataaatatatactataatagtattattagttattacctaaaattaaacttgaattattagtaaatatggagtaataaactatattaataatatatactccatattacatcaataaaaataaaatttagtggcttataattaaaattaaacatatcataactaaaaattattttaaagtataaaactaaacacaaattattaatttgtgtggacaaaaaattatgaagttaatatataacaataattaatgctCACAGTATTTCATTCAAGACCATGTGGTGCAGTGGTAGAGGTGTTAGTTTCTTACCTAGAGGTCTAGGGTTCAATTCCCTCTAGTCTCATATTTTAAACAagcttttaaatataaaaaccgGTTTCCGGTTTCCGATTCAACCGGTCCGACCGGCCGGTTCCGGCGGTTCAGGGCGGCTCAACATGCCAACGGTTTTAGGGGCCGAACCGGACCGGACCAGCTGCCGGTTCGCGGTCCGACCAATCGAACTGGCCGgtccggtccggtttttaaaacactgaATAAAACCCATAGATATTGCTATGCAGTCCGTTCACTAGTAGGAGTATGATACGATCTACTCGTATGCGCGCGGATTTTCCCGTTAGACAGTTTAGGCTTTGAGAATATTGCGGTAAAAACAACGAGAGAAAGCGATAAACTAAATGGTTCTTTCTTATTGATTGATTGTGAAAAAGAGAGAAGTTCCCTGACGGTGGTGTATCTCCACCACCCTCAGTCGTGTTGTCCTCGGACGGCTCCATGTCCCTCTCGACCTCTCCTTCATTGTCCAAACTCTCCACTTCCGTAGGTTGAGTATGGTTGCCATACATAGTTCTACTCTTTTCTAGACTAGTTTTAAGAATTGGaagtttaaaaagttagtgaaacaTTGCACTCCTATTGATAAATAGtcgaaaatgataaaataagactCAATATTTTGGgataggagtataaattattgttgACTACAGAAGTAGCATTGTGGTCTCCTTATGATTtactataataaaagtaaaatgagatattaTTAGCGGAagaatgaaaaggaaaaatgagacttttattAACGGAGATAGAGAGTATAATATTGTTAAGAAAACTTGGATTTACACACTTTTTTGACTTTTAAGGGTGAAACCTTAACtgttatttataatattcgAGTGGATTATCCCGAATTACCTAGGATTTAGTATTCCCATTGGAAGATTGCTTCTATACATGTTTCGCGAGTATCTCTAGGCCCAACATGTGGAATAAATTATTAGCTTTTTGTGAATTTATCATTGATTTTTGGACTAGAAAAAGATGGATCAAGCATGATGATCGCTGTTACACAACTATGAGACGAAAGTCTATGGCAACCTCGCCCCACTTGGAAAAACAATTATGATAGACGCGTTATTAGTACTTTTGGTCAAAATATATGTGCATGAAGACAAAAGAAGAGGAATGAAcacacaaatttgaaaattttaactttAGTGGAAAGGGTTGAAAAACTTGGTAGATTgtgcattattttattaaactaatttGGAAAGGATGGAAAATTTTGGTGTATGGCGcacttttttaataaaagaatttgtCAAGTGTTGCAAGACTTCTTGGCTTGGCCCACTCGCTtataagaatttattttatgagacAAATTCGACGTATGTTCACGTGTTATGACTGgactttcaaaattattatggACTTATGATAGTGGTAGCCTGGTTAGGTGAAGTTAAGTTAATGATATACACAAAGATTTATTAAATCAGCTCAGATTGGGCTTGAAGCACTAGTATAATCCAATAGGAATGATTAGCCGATCTTGAGTTTATCCTTTTAAATGGGCCATGAGTTACCAAGTGGGCTAAAAAATTTCACTTGCCATTTACTCACAAGTCATAACGGCTAGCATATTATGCAGGTCGATCTGATAATAACCCACCCAATAGAGTCAAACTTAAAGGTAACTTATTAAGAAAATCTTTGATACGCGAACACAAATCCTAGCAACTAAATGGTCATTAACAATActcatttctcaaaataaaataaataagggTCTGAACTATACGGTAATGTACGTCTCATTATTAAGGTGGTGGTAGAATTCTACGTTCATAGAAGGCGGTCGGCGGTGCTCCGCCGTAGGCTGCATACTCTGGTGGGACCCATATGTTACCTACGACCACCATTGGGCTTGGAGCCTGGATTCCTGCGTGCAGTCTGTACTTCTGTGTAcacaaaaaattgtaattgcttttaaattaaaatcttaacgTGATTGTGTGTACAATCaattaggtaagagagaaagagacaAAGTACCTGCAAATGGCTTTTAACTTCATCACTAGTTAATCCCTCAACCTTCATTAATTGCGTGATTTGTTTGGGAGTTGCCACTACATCCATCCAAAATAGATAATCAATTAGTAACAATCAAATTGCTCGAGTTTATTTACTCAGTCTCATTCAAgatatcattttcttgaatgagtaaatgcaaattttattttaaatatagaaagatgacaattttaattagcaaattaaaaaagaaatatggacAGCTTAAATGTGACGATATATACTAACGTTGTGAACCACCGAGCATGTGCAACGCATGTAGGAAACGCTTGTGCAAGTGCGGCGACCAACACCTCCTCGCCTTTCTCTTCTCCTTGTTATCAGGCGGCGCAAGACCTAACTCCGGGGACGGAATTCTTCGTCCCTCAACTTGATCGCTCCACAGCGTCGCAGACGCCATCCAGTTCGATTTATCCGCAGAGAGTTGCTTCATCCTCTGCGCCTGCAGCTCCTGCCTCGACGCCTCCGTGGCTGATCCAACCATTCATCAATTAACTAATCCAACGCCTGTAGCCTCTAATAATACCACAAGTGTGTTTCAAGAAATTACCGTTTGTGAGAAGTTGCATGCAAAGTGGAAGCTCACGCTTGAAAGCCTCAATCTTGAGCTTTTCTTCCTCCAAACAAGCTACGAATTCTTCCAGCTTCTGTGTTTTTTCCACCAGAGCTTCAGTGTTAAGACTGAGTTCAGTTGATGATGCCATCTCTATTTCATAGATAGTTGCATGAGTttattttcctcttctttttacAAACTGCAAATGAAAAAGGatgcatatatatagaggaaaTGCTACTTTTGTTTGGGTGGTTGTTGGAGGGAAAATTAAAGGGAAGTCTTGTGACAAGAGCAAGcaagaaaatatgtaaatagaTAAACGGCTTGAGATTTTTTGGATAAAGGGTCGATTCTGTCTCATCATTTTAGAACGTTTAcctgaaaatataatttcgaTATTGAAGTAATTATCATTTAGTATCAGTCGTTTCATTTTTTGGGATTACAATGTCTTGCAAAAAAATTTGCGATC is a window from the Salvia hispanica cultivar TCC Black 2014 chromosome 1, UniMelb_Shisp_WGS_1.0, whole genome shotgun sequence genome containing:
- the LOC125221027 gene encoding G-type lectin S-receptor-like serine/threonine-protein kinase At1g11300, which produces MNIPIIKLFLHQFTALILLFLPLLCKSLDTDTISPGVVIRDPDSIISQKRVFKLGFFSPANTTTRYLGVYYVVSEEAVVWVANRGRPLNAPSGAVATISETGNLVLLDSKNETIWSTNITAGNTTLQLLDTGNLVLRENATGDVLWESFSEPSSVFLPTMRIIDNVDTGKKVVVSSWKNASSPETGAFASGLEALNIPQMFTWNNGRPYWRSGPWNGLILIGVQDMYSPYLDGFSVVDDHAGSFYFTAPQADFLMKIDLNSSGSLLQKLWNVDKKSWDITWQAPSNECDVYGTCGPFGSCDSRATSMCSCLRGFEPVNSDEWGNGNWSNGCKRVNQLQCDAGEPNGDGFLRLPFMKVPDFAEQFTPRQEDECRSRCLGNCSCIAYAYDAKIGCMFWSDTLIDVQQFPNVGVDLYIRLSPSDFAKEKDKKVYIIIPVVVGFVCISAMIFVAWCWMMKRKGHKPEQKKVFQAEQTFPSDSTAIVLKQESEVDSIEELPLFSFETVANATDQFNEDNLLGKGGFGPVYKGNLGGGKEIAVKRLSAASGQGAQEFKNEVIVISKLQHRNLVRLLGYCVEKEEKMLIYEYMPNKSLDFCLFDDNNPSKKVLDWRKRLNIIEGIGRGLLYLHRDSRLKIIHRDLKPSNVLLDEDWNPKISDFGMARIFGGDQEHDNTARVVGTYGYMAPEYAMEGRFSEKSDVYSFGVLMLEILKGKKNAHFYNHEWSLGLIGCAWRLWSEGDGLAFTDEGIASSDSKGEMERCIHIALLCVQEFPKDRPTIQTVLSMLSREIVDLAAPEQPMFAEKWNGLPVGTTVAAGEFGHSVNELTITAIDGR
- the LOC125202352 gene encoding myb family transcription factor EFM-like, which produces MASSTELSLNTEALVEKTQKLEEFVACLEEEKLKIEAFKRELPLCMQLLTNATEASRQELQAQRMKQLSADKSNWMASATLWSDQVEGRRIPSPELGLAPPDNKEKRKARRCWSPHLHKRFLHALHMLGGSQLATPKQITQLMKVEGLTSDEVKSHLQKYRLHAGIQAPSPMVVVGNIWVPPEYAAYGGAPPTAFYERRILPPP